One genomic window of Halobellus limi includes the following:
- a CDS encoding NADH-quinone oxidoreductase subunit A: MSEWIAIGALGLVAVGIPLGMMAVSAILRPSVPEQGKRATYESGEVPTGTARVQFNIQYYMVALLFVVFDVETVLIFPWAVIYRSALDQGVALSTVLLPMLAFVGILVVGLVWAWRNGAVKWVKSPLANRRKTERNA; encoded by the coding sequence ATGAGTGAATGGATCGCAATCGGGGCCCTCGGGCTCGTCGCCGTCGGAATCCCACTGGGGATGATGGCGGTCTCGGCGATACTACGCCCGTCGGTACCCGAACAAGGCAAACGCGCCACCTACGAGAGCGGTGAGGTACCGACCGGCACGGCGCGCGTCCAGTTCAACATACAGTACTATATGGTCGCGCTGCTGTTCGTCGTGTTCGACGTCGAAACCGTTCTCATCTTCCCGTGGGCCGTCATCTACCGGTCCGCACTGGACCAGGGCGTCGCCCTCTCGACGGTGTTGCTGCCGATGCTCGCATTCGTCGGCATCCTCGTCGTCGGACTGGTCTGGGCGTGGCGCAACGGCGCAGTCAAGTGGGTCAAAAGCCCGCTGGCGA
- the purE gene encoding 5-(carboxyamino)imidazole ribonucleotide mutase: MTDYTPDDDADVTVQDLIDRLHAEADADVDPESTPDVGIIMGSDSDLETMSGAHDALDELGFEEQTDFRDAPDARFTYETYVVSAHRTPELMYAYGETAEARGLDVVIAGAGGKSADLPNMTASIAYPLPVVGVPVQEKSVDSVIGMPTGAPIVAVDAGKSFNAALSAAQILSREHEELRERLVEYHEGLVGGVARDSRDLHDLGVEAYVESRRDD, from the coding sequence ATGACAGACTACACGCCCGACGACGACGCCGACGTGACCGTACAGGACCTGATCGACCGACTGCACGCCGAGGCCGACGCCGACGTCGACCCCGAGTCGACGCCCGACGTCGGGATCATCATGGGATCGGACTCGGACCTGGAGACGATGTCCGGCGCGCACGACGCGCTCGACGAACTCGGCTTCGAAGAGCAGACCGACTTCCGCGACGCGCCCGACGCGCGCTTCACCTACGAGACGTACGTCGTCTCCGCGCACCGGACGCCCGAGCTGATGTACGCCTACGGCGAGACCGCCGAGGCCCGCGGCCTCGACGTCGTGATCGCGGGCGCGGGCGGGAAGTCCGCCGACCTCCCGAACATGACCGCCTCCATCGCGTACCCGCTCCCGGTCGTGGGCGTGCCGGTTCAGGAGAAGTCCGTCGACTCGGTGATCGGGATGCCGACCGGCGCGCCGATCGTCGCCGTCGACGCCGGCAAGTCGTTCAACGCCGCGCTCTCGGCCGCACAGATACTCTCCCGCGAGCACGAGGAACTGCGCGAGCGACTGGTCGAGTACCACGAGGGGCTCGTCGGCGGGGTCGCACGCGACTCCCGCGACCTCCACGACCTCGGGGTCGAGGCGTACGTCGAGAGCCGACGCGACGACTGA